The following are encoded together in the Thermosipho atlanticus DSM 15807 genome:
- a CDS encoding glycoside hydrolase family 130 protein, with protein sequence MELKLQRHPRNPLFGPNPNHLWESRFVFNPAVVFDGELFHMLYRAQGEDMVSRLGYAVSIDGVNWNRFEKPVFSPAIQEELYGVEDPRITFLEGYYYINYTAYAPTGIKVAMARTKNFITYERFGPILPETPNKDAALFPEKINGKYVLIHRLEPDIWLAFSDDLIHWSDYVKIASPRKGYWDDVKIGAGAPPIKTEYGWLLLYHGVQNGPRYTYRLGFILLDLNDPTKVIKRSEEPILEPEEEWEIFGGVPNVVFSDAMVRYKDKYYVYYGGADNYIALATIDVEQVEKWIRG encoded by the coding sequence ATGGAGCTAAAACTTCAAAGACATCCAAGAAATCCTTTATTTGGTCCAAATCCAAATCATCTTTGGGAGAGTAGGTTTGTATTTAATCCTGCGGTAGTTTTTGACGGAGAGTTGTTTCACATGCTTTACAGAGCTCAGGGAGAAGATATGGTTTCGAGGTTAGGATATGCTGTAAGTATAGATGGAGTAAATTGGAATAGGTTTGAAAAGCCAGTATTTAGTCCTGCTATTCAAGAAGAATTGTATGGAGTGGAAGATCCTCGAATTACATTTCTTGAAGGATATTATTATATAAATTACACAGCATATGCTCCTACTGGAATAAAAGTTGCGATGGCAAGAACTAAAAATTTCATTACATACGAAAGGTTTGGTCCAATTTTACCTGAAACCCCAAACAAGGATGCGGCACTTTTTCCAGAAAAAATTAATGGAAAATACGTTCTTATTCACAGGCTTGAGCCAGATATATGGCTTGCATTTTCAGATGATTTAATTCATTGGAGTGATTATGTAAAAATAGCTTCTCCTCGAAAAGGTTATTGGGATGACGTAAAAATAGGGGCAGGAGCTCCACCAATAAAAACAGAATATGGTTGGCTATTACTTTACCATGGTGTGCAAAATGGGCCTAGATATACTTACAGATTAGGTTTTATTTTATTAGATTTAAATGATCCAACAAAAGTAATAAAAAGGTCTGAAGAACCTATTTTAGAACCTGAAGAAGAATGGGAGATTTTTGGTGGAGTTCCAAATGTTGTATTTTCTGATGCTATGGTGAGATATAAAGATAAATACTATGTTTATTATGGAGGTGCTGACAATTATATAGCACTTGCTACGATTGATGTTGAACAAGTTGAAAAATGGATAAGGGGATGA
- a CDS encoding phospho-sugar mutase, which produces MKNYLEEYKRWLESPYIDEETKKELRLIEGNEEEIKERFFKDLEFGTAGLRGKLGAGTNRMNKYIVARATQGLADFINSKGKNLAQKGVVIAYDVRHFSKDFARISAEVLAGNGIKVYIFNDIRPTPELSFAVRHLHATAGIVITASHNPPEYNGYKVYWDEGSQILDDVAIPVQKNIQAIKDFGVIKKIPFDEGISKGLIEMIGREIDEEYYKNVLNLALNEEIDKNIKIVYTPLNGTGNIPVRHILSVRGFKNVFVVKEQESPDPDFKTVGYPNPEDIKAFKLALKLAHEKKADIILATDPDCDRLAVMVYHNGEYVPLNGNQTGAILIQYLLSQRKKKNLLSSKSIIIKSIVTGNLGKRVAKEFNVETFETLTGFKNICGLENKLEKEDYQFEFGYEESIGFVTGTFVRDKDGVISAMLLSEATGYYKKFGKTLVDVLNELYEKYGYYLENNFSLIFEGIEGMKKINKIMSFYRENFPKQIGELKLVKYIDYLYGNIYDSEGNKIGEVNKDHILSSNVLRFFFDDGSWYAVRPSGTEPKLKVYIYSFDKDRKRSEEKLKLIEKTFKEIVKSV; this is translated from the coding sequence ATGAAAAATTATCTTGAAGAATATAAAAGATGGCTTGAAAGTCCATATATAGACGAAGAAACTAAAAAGGAACTTCGGTTAATTGAAGGAAATGAAGAAGAAATAAAAGAAAGATTTTTTAAAGATCTTGAATTTGGTACAGCAGGGTTAAGGGGTAAGTTGGGTGCTGGGACTAACAGAATGAACAAATACATTGTTGCACGAGCAACACAAGGGCTTGCAGATTTTATAAATTCTAAAGGTAAAAACTTAGCCCAAAAAGGAGTTGTAATTGCATATGATGTAAGGCACTTTTCTAAAGATTTTGCCAGGATCTCTGCTGAGGTTCTTGCGGGTAATGGTATAAAAGTTTATATTTTTAACGACATTAGACCAACCCCCGAATTGTCATTTGCTGTTAGACACTTACACGCCACAGCTGGCATAGTTATTACAGCAAGTCATAATCCACCGGAATATAATGGATACAAAGTATATTGGGATGAAGGTTCTCAGATTTTAGATGACGTTGCAATACCTGTTCAAAAGAATATTCAAGCAATCAAGGATTTCGGTGTAATAAAAAAAATACCATTTGATGAAGGAATCTCAAAAGGGTTAATCGAAATGATAGGTAGAGAAATTGATGAAGAATATTACAAAAATGTGTTAAATCTTGCTTTAAATGAAGAAATTGATAAAAATATCAAAATTGTTTACACACCATTAAATGGTACAGGTAATATTCCAGTACGTCACATATTAAGCGTAAGAGGGTTCAAAAATGTCTTTGTTGTCAAAGAACAAGAATCTCCAGATCCTGATTTTAAAACAGTTGGATACCCTAATCCTGAAGATATCAAAGCTTTCAAACTTGCTCTTAAACTGGCTCATGAAAAAAAGGCAGATATAATACTTGCCACCGACCCAGATTGTGATAGATTAGCTGTAATGGTATATCATAATGGTGAGTATGTTCCACTTAATGGGAATCAAACTGGAGCTATCTTAATTCAATACCTTTTAAGCCAAAGAAAGAAGAAAAATCTATTATCTTCGAAAAGTATAATAATCAAATCCATTGTTACCGGAAACCTCGGAAAGCGAGTTGCAAAAGAATTTAATGTTGAAACTTTCGAAACATTAACTGGTTTCAAAAATATCTGTGGACTTGAAAACAAACTTGAAAAAGAGGATTATCAATTTGAATTTGGATATGAAGAAAGTATTGGTTTTGTTACAGGAACCTTTGTCAGAGATAAAGATGGCGTCATTTCTGCTATGTTGCTTTCTGAAGCAACAGGATATTACAAAAAATTCGGAAAAACCCTTGTAGATGTATTAAATGAATTATATGAAAAATATGGATACTACCTTGAAAACAACTTTTCTTTAATATTCGAAGGCATTGAAGGTATGAAAAAAATAAATAAAATCATGAGCTTTTACAGAGAAAACTTCCCAAAACAAATTGGAGAATTAAAATTAGTAAAATATATTGACTATTTGTATGGAAATATATACGATAGTGAAGGAAATAAAATAGGTGAAGTGAATAAAGACCATATTCTTTCTTCAAATGTTCTAAGATTTTTCTTTGATGATGGAAGTTGGTATGCTGTAAGACCATCTGGTACAGAACCAAAGCTCAAGGTATATATATATTCCTTTGACAAAGACAGGAAAAGATCTGAAGAAAAACTAAAACTCATAGAAAAAACCTTTAAAGAAATAGTTAAATCAGTATAA
- a CDS encoding carbohydrate ABC transporter permease produces the protein MKRKKSFPYFTFVLLFISSLIWIYPYFWLLFSSFKPTNEIYTRFWPTKFTLEHYRLIFLMTDKLQRPFLRALLNSIFISVTITFAVVLTSAFFGYMLSKLTFKGKKAIFNFILFQMLFPGFMFIVPLFVLIKNLGLLNTYSAIILPSIISAWGSFMFAQNFKSIPDDYIEAAKIDGANTFWIVMRVMFPLARSTASIVGLFTFIGAWDNFMWPLIVMKDYNKMPLSVLLASFNHEYSSYVGPILAGSVIQTIPMVLIFLIFRKYFLQGISVSLK, from the coding sequence ATGAAACGAAAAAAAAGTTTCCCATACTTTACTTTTGTTTTATTGTTCATTTCATCTTTAATATGGATATATCCATACTTTTGGCTTTTGTTTTCATCTTTTAAACCAACAAATGAAATATATACCCGATTTTGGCCGACCAAATTTACATTAGAACATTATAGATTAATCTTTCTTATGACAGATAAATTACAAAGGCCATTTTTGCGAGCATTATTAAATAGTATATTCATATCTGTTACTATAACTTTTGCAGTAGTTCTGACATCGGCATTTTTCGGTTATATGTTATCCAAATTAACTTTTAAAGGAAAAAAAGCTATCTTTAATTTTATTCTTTTTCAAATGCTTTTCCCGGGTTTTATGTTTATAGTTCCTTTGTTTGTGTTAATAAAAAATCTCGGATTGTTAAATACTTATTCCGCAATAATACTACCTTCAATTATAAGTGCATGGGGAAGTTTCATGTTTGCACAGAATTTCAAATCAATTCCAGATGATTATATAGAGGCTGCCAAAATTGATGGAGCGAATACTTTTTGGATTGTTATGAGAGTAATGTTTCCACTTGCACGTTCAACTGCTTCAATAGTGGGACTTTTTACATTTATTGGCGCTTGGGATAATTTTATGTGGCCTTTGATTGTTATGAAAGATTATAATAAAATGCCCCTTTCGGTTTTGCTTGCAAGTTTCAATCATGAATATAGTAGCTATGTAGGACCTATACTCGCCGGTTCAGTAATTCAAACTATTCCAATGGTTTTAATTTTTCTTATTTTTAGAAAATATTTCTTACAAGGAATTTCAGTATCGTTAAAATAG
- a CDS encoding glycoside hydrolase family protein, producing MKKLVVILILMFSLLVFSQIKIDHLEFLGEDFILNGEKVHGYWVYANKSGDTYIKVSAAGEGNICVDDVARAVVFYVELYEYTKDEKYLNIARKSAKFLVQMQDFDGDFYNFVYVDGTINKTGITSSKQHSWWAVRAFWALTKIAKYDSTFLSKALKAYKLLSKYVKNGLLNGVGDQTAVYILGLIGLYDLNINVEQDIRNSADAILKLYNHGFFSVYPEKISWHGWGNRYVEALVESYKVTKNELYLKIARKALEIEGPLFLSTGFIYSISDNVKLFPELSYAVESITVGAIKYYLLTKEEDIGILSALLAGWYKGLNRLGKPMYGPNGEGFDGMEFGHINYNAGAESTISALRTMLYLETLPEQLRKYSEEKIVNLYPILVLEAESGNWGISDVKIVVDGRYSGSSAISFSDNLRLKFKVTKSLYDVIVVGEGKYTCIISSSDGKLTEDLEGNYVYMGKINLESFRLTCKGEGIVDQVILIPEKFGISTSSITVLYKNGLIIKKETLKKPEIKKNKDYKVNYEINNNFLLFDLEPVFNNNGIGTPFEEKANFDNLGSVLGSYLSKDIVNKVKNYNIPFKISFKGNDNIRCNGQIITFDSVYIKNLYLLVSANHGDYEVNFKIGEKIYTVKVPDWCSNNLDITEDFRYLATGEKQFIKCGFKVIKLETNDEVEKIILPDEINVHLFAITGEF from the coding sequence ATGAAAAAATTAGTAGTTATACTTATTCTAATGTTTAGTTTACTTGTTTTTTCACAAATTAAAATAGATCATCTAGAATTTTTGGGTGAAGATTTTATATTAAACGGAGAAAAGGTTCATGGGTATTGGGTTTATGCAAACAAAAGTGGAGATACATATATTAAGGTTTCAGCTGCGGGTGAGGGAAATATATGTGTAGATGATGTTGCAAGAGCAGTGGTTTTTTATGTGGAGTTGTATGAATATACTAAAGATGAGAAATACCTTAATATTGCAAGAAAATCAGCAAAATTTCTCGTTCAAATGCAAGATTTCGATGGAGATTTTTACAATTTCGTATATGTTGATGGGACAATAAACAAAACCGGGATAACAAGTTCAAAACAACATTCTTGGTGGGCTGTGAGAGCTTTTTGGGCGTTAACAAAAATTGCAAAATACGATAGTACATTTTTAAGTAAAGCTTTGAAAGCTTATAAATTATTGTCAAAGTATGTAAAAAATGGCCTCTTAAACGGAGTAGGTGATCAAACAGCTGTATATATATTGGGTCTAATTGGGTTGTATGATTTAAACATAAATGTTGAACAAGATATTAGAAATTCCGCTGATGCAATTTTAAAACTATATAACCATGGATTTTTCAGTGTTTATCCCGAAAAAATTTCATGGCATGGTTGGGGAAATAGATATGTAGAAGCATTGGTTGAAAGTTATAAGGTCACAAAAAATGAACTATACTTAAAAATCGCAAGGAAAGCTTTAGAAATAGAAGGTCCCTTGTTTTTATCAACCGGCTTTATATATTCAATCTCAGATAACGTAAAGTTATTTCCCGAACTTTCTTATGCAGTTGAAAGCATAACAGTGGGTGCTATCAAGTATTATCTACTGACAAAAGAAGAAGATATAGGTATTTTATCTGCGCTCCTTGCTGGGTGGTACAAAGGTTTAAATAGACTTGGCAAACCAATGTATGGTCCAAATGGTGAAGGATTCGATGGAATGGAATTTGGACATATAAATTATAACGCTGGAGCAGAGTCAACCATTTCTGCATTAAGAACAATGCTTTATTTAGAAACTTTACCAGAGCAGTTGAGAAAGTATTCTGAAGAGAAGATAGTAAATTTGTATCCTATCTTGGTGTTAGAAGCTGAATCAGGTAATTGGGGTATATCCGATGTAAAAATAGTAGTTGATGGAAGATATAGTGGTTCAAGTGCTATTTCTTTTTCAGATAATCTTAGGTTAAAATTTAAAGTTACAAAATCGTTATACGATGTGATAGTAGTAGGTGAAGGAAAATACACCTGTATAATTTCGTCTTCAGATGGCAAATTAACAGAAGATTTAGAGGGGAATTACGTTTATATGGGAAAAATAAACTTGGAATCTTTCAGATTAACTTGTAAGGGGGAAGGTATAGTTGATCAAGTAATTTTGATTCCTGAAAAGTTTGGTATTTCAACTTCAAGTATTACTGTTTTGTATAAAAATGGTTTGATTATAAAAAAAGAAACATTAAAAAAACCGGAAATCAAGAAAAACAAAGATTATAAAGTTAATTATGAAATTAACAATAACTTCCTTTTATTTGACTTAGAACCTGTCTTCAACAATAATGGTATAGGAACCCCCTTTGAAGAAAAAGCAAATTTTGATAACCTTGGTTCAGTTTTAGGTAGCTATTTATCAAAAGACATTGTAAATAAAGTTAAGAATTATAACATACCATTTAAGATTTCTTTTAAAGGAAACGATAATATAAGATGTAATGGTCAGATTATAACCTTTGATAGCGTATACATCAAAAATTTATACTTATTAGTTTCTGCAAACCACGGGGATTATGAAGTTAATTTTAAGATAGGGGAAAAGATTTACACAGTAAAAGTTCCAGATTGGTGCTCGAATAATTTGGACATTACAGAAGATTTCAGATATCTTGCAACAGGGGAAAAACAGTTTATAAAATGTGGTTTTAAGGTGATAAAACTCGAGACAAATGATGAGGTTGAAAAGATAATTTTGCCAGATGAAATTAATGTTCATCTTTTTGCAATAACTGGAGAGTTTTAG
- a CDS encoding ArsR/SmtB family transcription factor — protein MIEVVEIIKLFSNETRARILFLIWNKELCNCDIENVLKISQSNISKHLRQAEFLNFVEKRKDSYWTYYKINPQMCEKYKFIEEIFNELSKIEPFKSDFEKLEEYLKTPGRCKTEVKNEEKNEIL, from the coding sequence ATGATTGAAGTTGTTGAAATTATAAAACTTTTTTCTAATGAAACAAGAGCAAGAATATTGTTTTTGATATGGAATAAAGAGCTTTGTAATTGTGATATAGAAAATGTTTTGAAAATTTCGCAATCAAATATTTCCAAACATTTAAGGCAAGCTGAATTTTTAAACTTTGTTGAAAAAAGAAAAGATTCATATTGGACTTATTATAAAATTAATCCACAGATGTGTGAAAAATATAAGTTTATAGAAGAAATTTTTAATGAACTATCAAAGATCGAACCTTTTAAATCTGATTTTGAAAAATTAGAAGAGTATTTAAAAACACCTGGCAGATGCAAAACGGAGGTAAAAAATGAAGAAAAAAATGAAATTCTTTGA
- a CDS encoding carbohydrate ABC transporter permease, whose protein sequence is MTSKIRRRENYLGWSFSSIYLIYTALFWGYPFVWLVILSFSKWNFFGTPRPVGFRNFIRLFSDPIFWRIFLNTVNFMVYFIPMVVVLSLLFALALYRVSLFRTFFALSFLVANVSSGVAYSILFSNLFSESGPINSFLYKSFGFTIPWFSDPQFALLSIAIMVTWKFVGYYGLILFAGLNAIPKSLYEAAELDGANNWEKFWKITFPLLNPALTTVLVFAVNLTFGIFTEPYMITGGGPMRRTLTFMMHIYTTAFQRMNPSYAASLAVITGLLSYGCVLLVRFLVEREVSLV, encoded by the coding sequence TTGACTTCGAAAATAAGAAGGAGAGAAAATTATCTGGGATGGAGTTTTTCATCCATTTATTTAATATATACAGCGTTATTTTGGGGTTACCCTTTTGTTTGGTTAGTTATCCTTTCATTTTCTAAGTGGAATTTTTTTGGAACCCCGAGACCCGTTGGTTTTAGAAATTTTATAAGGTTATTTTCTGATCCTATATTTTGGAGAATATTTTTAAATACAGTAAATTTTATGGTTTATTTTATTCCAATGGTGGTTGTTTTATCGCTGCTGTTCGCGTTAGCTTTGTACAGAGTAAGTCTTTTTAGAACATTTTTTGCTTTAAGTTTTTTAGTTGCAAATGTTTCTTCTGGGGTAGCATATTCAATATTATTTTCGAATCTTTTTTCAGAGAGTGGACCAATTAATAGTTTTTTATACAAAAGTTTTGGCTTTACGATTCCTTGGTTTAGTGATCCGCAATTTGCTTTATTATCAATAGCAATAATGGTGACATGGAAATTTGTAGGTTATTATGGATTGATCCTATTCGCAGGTCTCAATGCTATTCCAAAATCTTTATACGAAGCTGCGGAACTTGATGGAGCAAATAATTGGGAAAAATTCTGGAAGATAACTTTTCCATTGTTAAACCCCGCTTTAACCACAGTGCTTGTTTTTGCAGTAAATTTAACATTTGGAATATTCACAGAACCATATATGATAACAGGCGGAGGTCCAATGAGAAGAACCTTGACATTTATGATGCATATTTATACGACAGCGTTTCAGAGAATGAATCCCTCATATGCTGCGAGTCTTGCAGTAATTACTGGTTTATTAAGTTATGGTTGTGTTCTTCTTGTTCGTTTTTTGGTTGAAAGAGAGGTGTCATTGGTATGA
- a CDS encoding ABC transporter substrate-binding protein — MRNFVIIILVLLSLVVFSTKIVFWTAPNPLQEQFWKPLIEEWNNNHPNAQIDWKTIPAAGSSEEAILTAVAAGSAPDFCTNIFSGFAAQLAEQGIIVPLDEEFGKEFFDLVEVRKMKNIIEGWKLNGHYYVFPIYSNPILMWWRKDKLQELGFDRPPRTYSDIYEIAKKYANPPDRYAMQVVQGRNWWDRWFDFITYYYAASSGKSYIDTKRYRAIFNDEYGKAVANFIYTMFKNKWTAVEMGNQFSLSSGKALGVLQGPWSINWAKNTYPEVYENLWISPPPVPDNYKGESVKTFADTKGLVVFSSSKHKKEIFEFIKWVFSDPRNDVRWIELTKMPPAREDLITNPLFKKFMDEDPYFAAYAKEVGNAVPPALITNTIDVQDAMTTYLIEPLMYLKSKPEDALKRCVKEINKILY; from the coding sequence ATGAGAAATTTTGTAATTATTATCTTAGTTCTGTTAAGTTTAGTTGTGTTTTCCACGAAGATTGTTTTTTGGACAGCGCCAAATCCTTTGCAAGAGCAATTTTGGAAACCTTTAATTGAGGAATGGAACAATAACCATCCAAATGCTCAGATTGATTGGAAAACCATTCCTGCGGCAGGAAGTTCCGAAGAAGCTATACTTACTGCGGTTGCCGCTGGAAGTGCCCCGGATTTTTGTACGAATATTTTTAGTGGATTTGCGGCCCAACTTGCTGAACAAGGTATTATTGTTCCTTTAGATGAGGAGTTTGGTAAAGAATTTTTTGATTTAGTTGAAGTTAGGAAAATGAAAAACATCATTGAAGGTTGGAAGTTGAATGGTCATTATTATGTCTTTCCGATTTACTCCAATCCAATTTTGATGTGGTGGAGAAAAGACAAGCTTCAGGAACTAGGTTTTGATAGACCTCCTAGAACATATTCTGATATCTATGAAATTGCGAAAAAATATGCCAATCCACCAGATAGATATGCAATGCAGGTTGTTCAAGGTAGAAATTGGTGGGACAGATGGTTTGACTTTATAACATATTATTATGCTGCAAGTTCAGGAAAATCTTATATTGATACAAAAAGATACAGAGCAATCTTTAACGATGAGTATGGAAAAGCAGTGGCTAACTTTATCTATACAATGTTTAAGAACAAATGGACAGCAGTAGAAATGGGTAATCAATTTTCACTTTCTAGTGGGAAAGCATTAGGTGTTCTGCAAGGTCCGTGGTCAATAAATTGGGCCAAGAATACATATCCAGAAGTATATGAAAACCTTTGGATTTCTCCTCCGCCTGTTCCTGATAACTATAAAGGAGAATCTGTCAAAACTTTTGCTGATACAAAAGGTTTAGTAGTGTTTAGTAGTTCGAAACACAAAAAAGAAATTTTCGAATTTATTAAATGGGTATTTAGTGATCCTAGGAATGATGTAAGGTGGATTGAACTTACCAAAATGCCACCTGCAAGAGAAGATCTTATAACAAATCCTTTGTTTAAAAAATTCATGGATGAAGATCCATATTTTGCAGCTTATGCCAAAGAAGTTGGAAATGCTGTTCCACCAGCCCTTATTACTAACACTATTGATGTACAGGATGCAATGACCACTTACTTGATTGAGCCTTTAATGTATTTAAAAAGTAAACCTGAAGATGCTTTGAAAAGATGTGTAAAAGAAATTAACAAGATACTTTATTAA
- a CDS encoding LacI family DNA-binding transcriptional regulator, whose protein sequence is MVTIEDVAKKAGVSTATVSRVINNVGNVSEKTKMKVWKAINELNYKPKILASALARHRERFLVGICESERLKNMEKEKIVPEFYTVILTALEQIGEEYGLKFCKMNLFSPTECDAYILVGGDTTKEVVEMYRELGKPFLLLDHYIPGEKVDCIVTNGFDGAYYATSYLIKKGLRKIFHIHGPLNSYGFKGRYDGYTSAMKEAGLLPKYYEYDDVKNNMDDVIEFMLRKNDIPEAIFASNDITAMRIIKELKKRNIKVPDEVSIIGFDDIISAKDFEPSLTTLKVFKDEMGSLAATRIYELLVGHNVHPVMVSLFTKFIKRKSSI, encoded by the coding sequence ATGGTAACAATAGAGGATGTTGCAAAAAAGGCAGGAGTTTCAACGGCTACAGTGTCTAGAGTAATAAATAATGTTGGAAATGTTTCTGAGAAAACAAAAATGAAAGTATGGAAAGCGATTAATGAATTAAATTATAAACCAAAAATACTTGCTTCTGCCCTAGCAAGGCATAGGGAAAGATTTTTAGTTGGAATTTGTGAAAGTGAAAGATTAAAGAATATGGAAAAAGAAAAGATTGTTCCTGAGTTTTATACAGTAATTTTAACTGCTTTAGAGCAAATAGGAGAAGAATATGGATTAAAATTTTGTAAAATGAATTTATTTTCTCCTACGGAATGTGATGCATATATTCTTGTGGGTGGAGATACAACCAAGGAAGTTGTAGAGATGTATAGAGAATTAGGAAAACCGTTTTTATTGTTAGATCATTATATTCCTGGAGAAAAAGTAGATTGTATTGTTACTAATGGATTTGACGGAGCATATTATGCAACAAGTTATTTGATAAAAAAAGGATTAAGAAAGATATTTCATATACATGGTCCTTTAAATTCATATGGATTTAAAGGAAGATATGATGGATATACAAGTGCAATGAAAGAAGCAGGACTTCTTCCAAAATATTACGAATATGATGATGTGAAGAATAATATGGATGATGTAATAGAATTTATGCTGCGAAAAAATGATATACCTGAAGCAATTTTTGCTTCTAACGATATAACGGCTATGAGGATTATTAAGGAACTGAAAAAAAGAAATATAAAAGTGCCTGATGAAGTATCAATAATAGGATTTGATGATATTATAAGTGCAAAAGATTTTGAACCTTCACTGACAACTTTAAAAGTTTTTAAAGATGAAATGGGATCTCTAGCTGCAACAAGAATATACGAGTTATTAGTTGGTCATAATGTTCATCCCGTAATGGTATCCCTTTTCACAAAGTTTATAAAAAGAAAAAGTTCAATTTAG
- the aglA gene encoding alpha-glucosidase AglA: MFKIAIIGAGSAVFSLRIISDLTKTFKEVEVSLMDINERRLKSVLVLAKKLNEEMGTNLRFRTTKNLEEAINGARFVINTALVGGHEYLERVRKISEKWGYYRGIDSQEFNMVSDYFTISNYNQLNLFLRVAKLVEEKAEKDSWLLQAANPVFEGTTLISRVVPINVVGLCHGHYGVHHIVETLGLDMKKVEWQIAGVNHGIWLNKFLYDGNDGYELLNNWIEKNKYEPKHPFDDQLSPAAIDMYKFYGQMPIGDTVRNSSWKYHYNLETKIKWYGKFGGADSEVGWKWYQENIRTISEIINELSNYVSENPRVKLLDYNLYKNFLHVDIFKEEIDSIINPGRLSGEQHVPFIDSIVNNKKQRLIVNIPNNGVIEGIANDVIVEIPALVDSTGIHPEKIEPKLSERIIKFYLQPRIVRMEIAVEAFLTGDFNLLKEFLFRDPRTKNEEQVEGVLNEILNLPENTEMRKHYLGG, from the coding sequence ATGTTCAAAATAGCGATAATTGGCGCTGGTAGCGCCGTTTTTTCTTTGAGAATTATAAGTGATTTAACAAAGACTTTTAAAGAAGTAGAAGTATCATTAATGGATATAAATGAAAGAAGATTGAAATCTGTATTGGTACTTGCAAAAAAGCTTAACGAGGAAATGGGAACAAATCTAAGATTTAGAACAACAAAAAATCTTGAAGAGGCAATAAATGGTGCAAGATTTGTTATAAATACGGCTCTTGTTGGAGGGCATGAATATCTTGAGAGAGTCAGAAAAATCAGTGAAAAGTGGGGATATTATAGAGGAATTGACTCGCAGGAATTTAATATGGTGTCTGATTATTTTACGATTTCAAATTACAATCAGTTGAATTTATTTTTAAGAGTGGCAAAATTGGTTGAGGAAAAGGCAGAAAAGGATAGTTGGCTTTTACAAGCAGCGAATCCTGTTTTTGAAGGTACTACCTTAATTTCTAGGGTTGTCCCTATAAATGTAGTGGGACTTTGTCACGGCCATTACGGAGTTCATCATATTGTGGAAACTTTAGGGTTGGATATGAAAAAAGTAGAGTGGCAAATTGCGGGAGTAAATCATGGAATATGGTTAAATAAATTCTTATATGACGGGAATGACGGATATGAATTGTTGAATAATTGGATTGAGAAAAACAAATATGAACCAAAACATCCCTTTGATGATCAACTTTCACCTGCAGCCATTGATATGTATAAATTTTATGGACAAATGCCCATAGGAGATACAGTTAGAAATTCTTCTTGGAAATATCATTATAATTTGGAAACGAAGATAAAGTGGTATGGAAAATTTGGAGGAGCTGATTCGGAAGTTGGTTGGAAATGGTATCAAGAAAACATAAGAACGATTTCTGAAATAATCAATGAGCTTTCAAATTACGTTTCTGAAAATCCAAGAGTCAAGTTACTAGATTACAATCTGTATAAAAACTTTTTACATGTGGATATATTTAAGGAGGAAATTGATAGTATTATAAACCCGGGAAGATTAAGTGGTGAGCAGCATGTTCCGTTTATAGATTCGATTGTTAACAACAAAAAACAAAGACTAATTGTTAATATTCCCAACAATGGAGTTATCGAAGGTATAGCTAATGACGTCATTGTAGAAATTCCTGCATTAGTTGATTCAACTGGTATACATCCAGAAAAGATAGAACCAAAGTTGTCAGAAAGAATAATTAAGTTTTACTTACAACCAAGGATAGTAAGAATGGAAATAGCAGTTGAAGCTTTTTTAACAGGGGATTTCAATTTATTAAAAGAATTTTTATTTAGGGATCCGAGAACAAAAAACGAAGAGCAAGTTGAGGGAGTTTTAAACGAGATATTAAACCTTCCTGAGAATACTGAAATGAGAAAGCATTATTTAGGAGGGTAA